Part of the Nicotiana tabacum cultivar K326 chromosome 20, ASM71507v2, whole genome shotgun sequence genome, ataaaaagatttaattcttTTCCAAATGTCTAAATTGCTTATGGAATAATGTTCATAACTCATGTTACTGTTGCTTCAACggaaagaagttttcaaaattaaaattgataaaatcttacctaagagCAACAATGTCAAAAGAAACGTTAAATGGATTTgctatattgtcaattgagaaatacttattaggagttattaattataagaaaattattaataattttgtatctaagaaagctaaaaaaaatagacttcaaataaataattaaaaaaaaaattaaaaagttaaggccCTCATAAAGTTTGGCTTTAAGCCACAAAATTCGTCGGACTGCCCCTGAGTAGAATATTGACCTTGAATATGCCTACTTTTATCCTAGTCCAACCCTTTGGTTTAACATCTCTTTTCTGGTATGAAACTAGCAGTCCTGAAATTATAGGGAAGTTATCTCTCGTTTGAAGAAACAATGGCATTGCCGTCAGATCACAAGGCTACCATCATTGATGGTAAAGCAATTGCTCAAACTATTCGTTCTGAGATTGCTTCTGAAGTCCGACTCCTTTCAGAAAAGTATGGCAAGGTTAGTTCCCTGACTGCATGCTTAAGCGAATGCATGTACACAAATTTTCCTATTAATCTGGTAATTACATCGTGGATATTATGAAGATAATTCACAGACTATGTGCATGCTTTAATGTGTATATGATGTATTTGAATTTTGAAGCTGGTGAAGCAATGTCCTTAATcagaaattgtatttttttcATGGCTCATGCGGAATTCAAATATCCAAGTTTATTGTTATTTTCAGGTCCCTGGGTTGGCAGTAGTCATTGTAGGAAATAGGAAGGATTCTCAAAGTTATGTGAATATGAAGAGAAAATCTTGTGCTGAGCTTGGGATTCAATCTTTTGACATAGATCTCCCAGAGGACGTAGCTGAAGATGAATTGATTAGCAAGGTCCACGAGCTGAATGCTAATCCTGATGTACATGGTCAGTCATTGGCGATAGTAGGAAGTTAATCTTTCTGGCCTTTTGCTTTGTTATACTTATGTTGTTTGAATGGGTAAATTTAGCCTTGTTTGTCTGTACTTGGTTTGCACATATTGCAGATGTTAATTTGTCATCCATGCTCCtacttttatttttgtacacaacCAGGTTATTTTTAGCCAACATTGTCCATGCCTGGGTAGTTAGTCAAGAAGAAAATTTTAAGGTCCTAGCTATTGTAGGCTCAATGCAAAATATTCTGAATGAAATTGCTCTGTTGGACAAACTCAATCGTGTTAATTGTTGGCAACATAGTGGCATCTATAGACTATAGTAACCAGCCATTTATGCAACCTGCATATTGCTTTTATGATGTTGGTACTAAGTGGGTACTACATAATCAGTTAGTATATTAAGTGTATTTGACACATTGTGAAAATCCTCAGATCAGATCGCACATCTAATATACTGTGTCTGAAAGGTACCACCTATCTAATATCTCATTCCTACACTTTGACTTCTGTAGTTCTGACTTCAACTTGGCTAGAGCTTACCTGCTAGACACTCCTATACATATAGGTGTCTGCTGCTACTCTATTTACACCGCTTCTTACCATGACTTTTTTAAAGTAGGTTTCACCTTGTAGAATCTCTTATATTCTCACTCAGCAGGTGGGGTTTTTTCGAGTTTTTCCTGTCTGCCGCTGAGATGtttcttatcttttctttttctatttttccttgagTTAGCATTTTCACTCTTGGTTTATTGGTAATGCTCCACAAGTATACTGTTGAGAAGCAAATGTGTGGGGTAGATAATCAAATGACGCATAACAAAGACAAGTGAACTAAAGGCACTCTATGCATTGCTACAGGTATACTGGTACAGCTTCCGTTACCAAAACATATTAATGAAGAGAGAGTTCTAGGTGAAATCAGTCTGGAAAAGGATGTAGATGGCTTTCATCCTCTGAATATTGGCAAGCTTGCAATGAAAGGCAGACAACCCCTGTTCCTCCCTTGCACGCCCAAGGTAATAAAGTGAGCACGCCCAAGGTAATTCTGAGAACAACTAATATTTTTGTTATGGAAGATCGAAACATCCAGTTCTCTAATTCTCCTGCCTTGTTTAGGAATTAATGTTCAAATCTATACTATCTATATACAACCATCTGTTGTCTTCTAAAAGCACCCTATCTGGTCTCTGCTAAACAGGGATGCATCGAGCTTTTACATCGGAGTGGGATTAGCATAAAGGGGAAGAATGCAGTTGTGGTTGGTCGAAGTAACATTGTTGGATTACCAGTGTCTCTGCTCCTTCTGAAGGAAAATGCCACTGTTACCATAGTTCACTCGCGCACCGAGGAACCAGAAAAAATCGTTCGTGAAGCAGACATTATTATTGCTGCCGCGGGGCAAGCTATGATGGTAACAAGGAGCATTCATTTCTCCCTTCTCACCCTCCTTTTTGTAATCATTTTGCTTCTATTCATTAATTCTTTGTTTACTAATCCCTTGCAATAGAGCTTTCTCAATGAAATATAACCCTGCTAATGGCAGTAAGAAAACCATTCAGCAAGTGCTGATTTTTATTCCATAGATGACTGGCCTCTGAACCAAGTTGCTGTCTTATTTTTCAGATCAAAGGCAGCTGGATCAAACCTGGTGCTGCAGTGATTGACGTAGGGACAAATGCTGTTGATGATCCTACTAGGAAGTCAGGATATAGGCTTGTTGGAGATGTCGATTTTCAGGAAGCATGTAATGTAGCTGGATGGATAACTCCAGTTCCGGGAGGTGTAGGACCGATGACTGTTGCAATGCTCCTCAAGAATACCTTGGATGGAGCTAAACGAGTTATCGAGAAGTAAACACTTTCTTTAGCTCTTTACTCCTACAATAAGATGTCAAGGCTGCTAAGCTGCTGATTTTTCTTATATTTAAAGAAAACCATACATTTAGAGGTGGCACTTTCAATCGAGAAATAGCAATGAGACTTTTACTGTGATGTGGAATTCATGTTGGGAATTCAAAGAGCTTTGCGAAATCTAAAGTTTTCACTAGAACTGGTGAAGTTAAGACACTTTATTGCTACGCTAGCCTAAGGTCTTGAACTACAAGATTTTAGCAGTTCTTTTTGCAATGTCACTTTGAAAATGCACTACATCTAACAAAAAAAGGATCCTTCTTCTATTACCAACTTCAAAGCCAAAATGTTTTTATAATAGTTCTTTTTTCTTTCGTTATTCTTTTCCACAAACTTATCGGATATGAACTCGTAATAATAATACAATTGTCCTTTGAAACCAACCATCCTCATGGCATTTAAGTGCTATTTCTTTTCTCGATAAAGCTTCATCTTCATAAGCAAACTTCTATAACCACTTGCTTAATATGGAGTtggtcaaatatatatatattgggaatGTATTTAACGTTTCATTAGAGTCTAGAAAGCTATTCTTGTTTTATGTTAGGATTTTGGTGTGTGTCTCTGGCTCTCTATTAGTATTACATTTTAACTATTAGTAGGATAACGTTTCTTTTTCTAATTAGCGAAGGGAAGCTTTGCatcaataataaaattattttcgtGTGACTTATAAGTTACGGGTTCGAGTTGTGGAATCAGTCACTTTGGATGTGACCCTTTCCTGAATCCTACGTGAACGCAGGAATTTCGATACCGAGCTGCCCTTTtctgttttttcaatttttaggtTTGTATCATGTAATTCACAAGAAAATGGGAGCTAGTATTGGGGATGTGGGGTACAATAATTGTCATTAGGTAGCTGAAGTGTTAAGACAATAATTCTCAAATAcactccctttttttttttttcttctacctTAGTCTTCAGTTCATTTGTTAGAATTAGTCCATCAATCTGAATTTCCAAGAAGTAGAGATCATTGACCCCAGAAATAATTTCAACTCCATCTCAGAAAAATCTAATCTTTTCAAGTTTTATACTGTATATCACAATTCCACTCTCTAAAAAGAAATTCCTTCTCCTGCTCCTACCTTGTGTTTCAAGTTCATTTATCAATTAAGTCCTCCAATCTGAATttcaaaaaggagaagaaaaatctgatttttttcaaCTTTTATACTCTCTATCTCCAACCCCATCTGTTAAAAAGACTCATTTTTTCAGTTCAATTGTCAATTGCTCCAAAATCTTGTAATTTAGAATATTCTTGAAGATTTAGTGAAATGAGGGAAGAAGATTCTAATTGGTTTGCGAAATGGGAAGAACTTCCTTCTCCTGAGGAGCTAATCCCTTTATCCCAAACCCTAATCACTCCTGATTTAGCATTAGCTTTTGATATTAAAAACTCCAATAGTCCACTTCCCAAAACCCACCACCAACAACACCAGCAGAGTACTCTACCAGTAGGAGTTCATACACCTTCATCTCACCCTAACTCATCAGCCGAGTTTGACTCCGCCGAGTTGGGTGGCACTGCAGGTTCAAGGGGCGTTGATGAACCTGCTCGCACCTTTAAAAGGCCTAGGCTTGTGTGGACCCCACAGCTCCACAAGAGATTTGTGGATGCAGTTGCTCATTTGGGGATCAAGAATGCTGTCCCCAAAACTATAATGCAGTTGATGAGTGTAGATGGCTTAACTCATGAGAATGTGGCTAGTCATTTGCAAAAGTATAGGCTATATTTGAAACGTATGCAGGGACTTTCTAATGGTGGCAGTGGCAATGGGAATGGCAGTATACCGGGTTTATCCGGGGGAGGGATGGTGGATACAGCAACAGATCAACTGTTTGCTAGTTCACCAGTGCCTCCACATTTTTTGCATCCGGGGAGGGGAATTCTGACTAGTATATGCCGTTCGTGCCAGTGGCAGCAATGCAGCATCATCATCAGATGGCTGCAGTTGTTGGACACCTCCACAGCTTCAGCAACATTATAGGCATTTCGGGTCGCCACCAAACGGGCAGTTTGAGGTTCCATTCTTGTCGTGGCAGTCGCAGCAACAGGTTCAGAGAATGGGACATCAGTGCGTAGTAGTAGTCCTATGGTGCCATCTTATGTTGAGGATTTGGAATCAGCTACAGCTGCTAATGGGAGAAAGGTTATTACTTTGTTTCCAACTGGGGATGATTAATATTCAGGGTAACTGTTGATTTGTCATTATGCAATTATCCTGTTAATTTGGCTTATGGATATATCTGGAAACTGTCTTCTGTATAATTCCTGAGTCTTTGATTTAGAACCTTTTATTGGATAAGTGGTGTTTCAGTTTTTAGTATCTCTTTAGTATTGGTCCTTATAAGACTATGAATCCACTTTCCAGCCTATTACTGTCTTCAGGTCAAAGTCATCTGTGTTTTTATGAATTTGGAtttggtaagcaacctccacttccaaccaagaggttgtgagttcgagtctccccaagagcaaggtgggaagttcttggagggaaggatgctgggggtctatttggaaacagcctctttacccagggtaggggtaaggtctgcgtacacactattgCCGCTGCATCCCCTTGTTGGTGTAGTGTGTGTTTTTATGAATTTGGATTTGGTGCATAGTGTCAGTGCTGAAATTGTTCACTTAGACGAACTTCTACAGGTGTAATTATGTTGTGGTTAGCACTGTGTTTCTCTTGTCAGCCTCCATGTTGCTGTCTAATTTAACCCCTGCCGGCTACTAGTGATGAATAATGAAGGAAATATCAATTTGGGAGCATTAATGTCACAATGGGCCTCAGAGTCAGTGGTAACAACATTCTCTAAGTATATTGATCAATGTGATTCTCTAAAAAAAGTTGCTCTACTCCGTGGTTGCATAAGAAGCGCTAGACTTTCCTCAGCTCTGTATTTCTTATTGAGGTAAGTTGTTGTCTGTGAAGACATGATGGCAACAGTTGCATATAAAGCAAGATTGTTCGGATGAATATGAAATATTAAATAGCTGTTGGTAACAACAGGCTAACAGCATTGGACAGCATGACACAGCTATCTTTGGCTATTTTCCCTAATCTTCTGATAAGAATTTATTTCTGCTGTCTCGTGGTTTAGTGTCATGTAGAGGTGAGTCCCGCTTGTTGTAAATTGAATGATCTCATAGCGGATTAAACACTTTGTTGAAAATCTCTCTGGAGAGTAATCATTCTGGTGCTAATGTTACTCCATTGTTTATGCTCGAGACCAG contains:
- the LOC107804879 gene encoding bifunctional protein FolD 2-like isoform X2, which codes for MALPSDHKATIIDGKAIAQTIRSEIASEVRLLSEKYGKVPGLAVVIVGNRKDSQSYVNMKRKSCAELGIQSFDIDLPEDVAEDELISKVHELNANPDVHGILVQLPLPKHINEERVLGEISLEKDVDGFHPLNIGKLAMKGRQPLFLPCTPKGCIELLHRSGISIKGKNAVVVGRSNIVGLPVSLLLLKENATVTIVHSRTEEPEKIVREADIIIAAAGQAMMIKGSWIKPGAAVIDVGTNAVDDPTRKSGYRLVGDVDFQEACNVAGWITPVPGGVGPMTVAMLLKNTLDGAKRVIEK
- the LOC107804879 gene encoding bifunctional protein FolD 2-like isoform X1, which encodes MALPSDHKATIIDGKAIAQTIRSEIASEVRLLSEKYGKVPGLAVVIVGNRKDSQSYVNMKRKSCAELGIQSFDIDLPEDVAEDELISKVHELNANPDVHGQSLAIVGSILVQLPLPKHINEERVLGEISLEKDVDGFHPLNIGKLAMKGRQPLFLPCTPKGCIELLHRSGISIKGKNAVVVGRSNIVGLPVSLLLLKENATVTIVHSRTEEPEKIVREADIIIAAAGQAMMIKGSWIKPGAAVIDVGTNAVDDPTRKSGYRLVGDVDFQEACNVAGWITPVPGGVGPMTVAMLLKNTLDGAKRVIEK